A single Bufo bufo chromosome 6, aBufBuf1.1, whole genome shotgun sequence DNA region contains:
- the LOC121005589 gene encoding glutathione S-transferase P 1-like translates to MPEYTIIYFNARGRCEAMRMLMADQGAQWKEEVVTSDDWQKGDLKKAAVYGQLPGFKDGDFTLYQSNAMLRLLARNHDLYGKNPREASLIDMVNDGVEDLRLKYLKMIYQNYENGKDDYVKALPTDLGHFERLLASNNEGKGFVVGAHISFADYNLVDLLHNHLVLAPDCLSGFPLLCAYVKRISSRPKLEAYLSSDAHKKRPINGNPDYNKTVNFSREDRRVVSAGRRSLVP, encoded by the exons TGCCTGAATACACCATCATTTATTTTAATGCCAGAG GTCGTTGTGAAGCTATGCGAATGCTCATGGCTGACCAGGGAGCTCAATGGAAGGAGGAAGTCGTAACGTCTGATGACTGGCAGAAGGGGGATCTGAAGAAAGCTGCG GTGTATGGCCAACTTCCAGGATTTAAAGATGGAGACTTCACTCTGTATCAGTCCAATGCCATGTTGCGCCTTCTTGCCAGGAATCATG ATCTGTATGGGAAAAATCCTCGTGAGGCAAGCCTCATAGACATGGTTAATGACGGAGTGGAGGATCTTCGGCTTAAGTATTTGAAGATGATCTATCAGAACTAT GAGAATGGAAAAGATGATTACGTTAAGGCTCTGCCCACTGACCTTGGTCACTTTGAACGTCTGCTTGCCTCTAATAATGAGGGGAAGGGGTTTGTGGTAGGAGCTCAT ATTTCCTTTGCCGATTACAACCTGGTGGATCTTCTGCACAACCATCTTGTTCTGGCACCAGACTGCCTTTCAGGCTTCCCACTCCTCTGTGCCTATGTCAAACGCATTAGTAGCCGTCCCAAGCTTGAAGCATATCTCTCCAGTGATGCCCACAAGAAGAGACCAATCAATGGCAATCCAGACTACAATAAAACCGTAAA